Proteins from one Microbacterium proteolyticum genomic window:
- a CDS encoding ABC transporter substrate-binding protein, whose product MSVFTRSRAGKVLGGLALVGASALVLAGCAGGGDAAAPSASSSGGAVSTADGTFSVGTILPATGNLAFLGPPEVAGVKLAIKDIEATGDAFPFKTTLTERDSGDTTTDIATQSATELVSAGADVVIGAASSGVSFTFVDQLVNAGIVQISPANTSPDFTTYADDGYYWRTAPSDVLQGRVLGNLMTGDGAANVGIIYINDPYGTGLKDNATKAIEAAGGEVSVAVPYNPGDTVFTSQVDQLLAAKPDAIAVIAFEETSSIIPQLVNTQGFPGSKVYFVDGNLSNSYEFQPGTLQGAKGTLPGNPADTAFQSRLLEVDPALTDFSYAPESYDAVIVAALAAAQAKDDSGTAIRDNLQSVTEGGEKCTTFADCLTLINDGKDIDYDGVSGPITFDANGDPTEAYIGIYQYGADNKYTLLNTEFGSLNE is encoded by the coding sequence ATGAGCGTCTTCACGCGTTCGCGTGCCGGCAAGGTCCTGGGCGGTCTCGCTCTGGTCGGTGCCAGCGCGCTCGTCCTCGCCGGTTGCGCCGGTGGCGGCGACGCCGCCGCCCCCAGCGCATCGTCCAGCGGAGGCGCCGTGTCCACGGCCGACGGCACGTTCAGCGTCGGCACGATCCTGCCCGCCACCGGTAACCTCGCCTTCCTCGGCCCGCCCGAGGTCGCCGGCGTGAAGCTCGCGATCAAGGACATCGAGGCCACGGGCGACGCGTTCCCGTTCAAGACCACGCTCACCGAGCGCGACTCGGGTGACACGACGACCGACATCGCCACGCAGTCGGCGACGGAGCTCGTCAGCGCCGGAGCCGACGTCGTTATCGGTGCCGCGTCCTCGGGTGTGTCGTTCACGTTCGTCGACCAGCTGGTCAACGCGGGCATCGTCCAGATCTCGCCGGCCAACACGTCGCCCGACTTCACGACGTACGCCGACGACGGGTACTACTGGCGCACCGCCCCCTCGGACGTCCTCCAGGGTCGCGTGCTCGGTAACCTCATGACCGGTGACGGTGCCGCCAACGTCGGCATCATCTACATCAACGACCCGTACGGCACCGGCCTGAAGGACAACGCCACCAAGGCCATCGAGGCTGCCGGCGGCGAGGTCTCGGTCGCGGTTCCCTACAACCCGGGCGACACGGTCTTCACGTCGCAGGTCGACCAGCTCCTGGCCGCCAAGCCCGACGCCATCGCGGTCATCGCGTTCGAGGAGACCTCCTCGATCATCCCGCAGCTGGTGAACACGCAGGGCTTCCCGGGGTCGAAGGTCTACTTCGTCGACGGCAACCTGTCCAACTCGTACGAGTTCCAGCCCGGCACGCTCCAGGGCGCCAAGGGCACGCTGCCCGGCAACCCGGCCGACACCGCCTTCCAGAGCCGTCTCCTCGAGGTCGACCCGGCGCTCACCGACTTCAGCTACGCGCCGGAGTCGTACGACGCGGTCATCGTCGCGGCCCTGGCTGCGGCGCAGGCCAAGGACGACTCGGGGACGGCGATCCGTGACAACCTGCAGTCGGTCACCGAGGGTGGCGAGAAGTGCACGACGTTCGCGGACTGCCTGACGCTGATCAACGACGGCAAGGACATCGACTACGACGGTGTCTCGGGCCCGATCACGTTCGACGCGAACGGTGACCCGACCGAGGCGTACATCGGCATCTACCAGTACGGTGCCGACAACAAGTACACCCTGCTGAACACGGAGTTCGGTTCGCTCAACGAGTGA
- a CDS encoding ABC transporter ATP-binding protein, whose product MTDTATATRTAVLRTDDLVAGYLPGVNILNGCTVDAYQGDLIGIIGPNGAGKSTLLKAIFGQVKIRGGAVLLNGEDITALKADKLVGKGVGMVPQNNNVFPSLSIEENLQMGLFQRPKVFAERFEFVTGLFPELAKRRRQRAGSLSGGERQMVAMGRALMMDPSVLLLDEPSAGLSPVRQDETFLRVAEINRAGVTIIMVEQNARRCLQICHRAYVLDQGKDAYTGTGRELLTDPRVIELYLGTLAADEDAKRDARETEA is encoded by the coding sequence ATGACCGACACCGCAACCGCAACCCGCACCGCGGTGCTGCGTACCGACGACCTCGTCGCCGGCTACCTGCCCGGTGTGAACATCCTCAACGGGTGCACCGTTGATGCCTACCAGGGCGACCTGATCGGCATCATCGGCCCGAACGGCGCCGGCAAGTCGACCCTGCTGAAGGCCATCTTCGGCCAGGTCAAGATCCGCGGCGGTGCCGTCCTGCTCAACGGCGAGGACATCACCGCGCTCAAGGCCGACAAGCTCGTCGGCAAGGGCGTCGGCATGGTCCCGCAGAACAACAACGTGTTCCCGAGCCTGTCGATCGAGGAGAACCTGCAGATGGGGCTCTTCCAGCGCCCCAAGGTCTTCGCCGAGCGCTTCGAGTTCGTCACGGGCCTGTTCCCCGAGCTCGCCAAGCGCCGCCGTCAGCGCGCCGGCTCGCTCTCGGGCGGTGAGCGGCAGATGGTCGCCATGGGTCGCGCGCTCATGATGGACCCGTCGGTGCTGCTCCTCGACGAGCCCTCGGCCGGCCTCTCCCCCGTTCGCCAGGACGAGACGTTCCTCCGGGTCGCGGAGATCAACCGCGCCGGCGTGACGATCATCATGGTCGAGCAGAACGCCCGCCGCTGCCTGCAGATCTGCCACCGGGCGTACGTGCTCGACCAGGGCAAGGACGCGTACACGGGCACCGGGCGCGAGCTGCTCACCGACCCCCGCGTCATCGAGCTCTACCTCGGCACGCTGGCCGCCGACGAGGACGCCAAGCGCGACGCACGGGAGACCGAAGCCTGA
- a CDS encoding ABC transporter ATP-binding protein, which produces MSDTTVTHPLVKGEVGPGCEKVDPIVVADGVTRQFGGLKAVDVEHLEIPRGQITALIGPNGAGKTTLFNLLTGFDKPNTGRWSFEGSNLAGVPAFKVSRKGMVRTFQLTKSLGRLSVLQNMLLGARGQKGENIFRAMIPGIWSSQEKSNTERADDLLRRFKLDAKREDFAASLSGGQRKLLEMARALMSDPTLVMLDEPMAGVNPALTQSLLGHILDLKKEGMTVLFVEHDMHMVRHISDWVVVMAEGRVVAEGPPETVMSDQAVIDAYLGAHHDTDLGDMTTSQMETIQAEAAAEAEADLVADEKDGKL; this is translated from the coding sequence ATGTCTGACACGACCGTCACCCACCCCCTGGTGAAGGGCGAGGTCGGCCCCGGCTGCGAGAAGGTCGACCCGATCGTCGTCGCCGACGGAGTCACGCGGCAGTTCGGCGGGCTCAAGGCCGTCGACGTCGAGCACCTCGAGATCCCCCGCGGGCAGATCACGGCCCTCATCGGCCCGAACGGCGCCGGCAAGACCACGCTGTTCAACCTGCTCACCGGGTTCGACAAGCCCAACACCGGCCGCTGGAGCTTCGAGGGGTCCAACCTCGCCGGGGTGCCCGCATTCAAGGTGTCGCGCAAGGGCATGGTCCGCACGTTCCAGCTGACCAAGTCGCTCGGCCGCCTCTCCGTGCTGCAGAACATGCTTCTGGGAGCACGCGGGCAGAAGGGCGAGAACATCTTCCGGGCCATGATCCCCGGGATCTGGAGCTCGCAGGAGAAGTCGAACACCGAGCGCGCCGACGACCTGCTGCGCCGGTTCAAGCTGGACGCCAAGCGCGAGGACTTCGCCGCGTCGCTCTCCGGCGGCCAGCGCAAGCTCCTCGAGATGGCGCGCGCGCTCATGAGCGACCCGACGCTTGTCATGCTCGACGAGCCGATGGCCGGCGTGAACCCGGCTCTCACGCAGAGCCTGCTCGGCCACATCCTCGACCTGAAGAAGGAAGGCATGACGGTGCTCTTCGTCGAGCACGACATGCACATGGTCCGCCACATCTCGGACTGGGTCGTCGTCATGGCCGAGGGCCGCGTGGTCGCCGAGGGCCCGCCCGAGACGGTGATGAGCGACCAGGCGGTCATCGACGCCTACCTCGGCGCGCACCACGACACCGACCTGGGCGACATGACCACGTCGCAGATGGAGACCATCCAGGCCGAGGCCGCCGCCGAAGCCGAAGCCGACCTCGTCGCCGACGAGAAGGACGGGAAGCTCTGA
- a CDS encoding branched-chain amino acid ABC transporter permease, protein MDWLSIFNNAAGELISPTTAAYALAAIGLSVHFGYAGLLNFGQAGFMAVGAYAFAIATLSFSAPVWLAILVAIVASVLFAFILGIPTLRLRADYLAIVTIAAAEIVRYVVSTVGLTDITGGSQGLNGYNREFQNMNPLPGGTYGIGPWTYSANDWWVRLFGWGLVILATLLVWLLMRSPWGRVVKGIREDEDAVRSLGKNVYSYKMQALVLGGVMGGLAGVVFILPRAVQPGNYGTALTFFIWTALLLGGAATLLGPIVGAALFWVLLSLSNGIIVGLRDVGILGFMSSTQTGQVRFIIVGIGLMLLVIFRPQGIFGNKKELSFNV, encoded by the coding sequence ATGGACTGGCTCTCAATCTTCAACAACGCCGCCGGCGAGCTCATCAGCCCGACGACGGCCGCCTACGCCCTCGCCGCGATCGGCCTCAGCGTCCACTTCGGCTACGCAGGTCTGCTGAACTTCGGTCAGGCCGGCTTCATGGCCGTCGGCGCCTACGCCTTCGCCATCGCCACGCTGTCGTTCTCGGCCCCCGTGTGGCTGGCGATCCTCGTCGCGATCGTCGCATCGGTGCTGTTCGCCTTCATCCTCGGCATCCCCACCCTGCGTCTGCGCGCCGACTACCTTGCCATCGTGACCATCGCGGCGGCAGAGATCGTCCGGTACGTGGTCTCGACGGTCGGGCTCACCGACATCACCGGCGGTTCGCAGGGCCTCAACGGGTACAACCGCGAATTCCAGAACATGAACCCGCTCCCCGGCGGCACCTACGGCATCGGGCCGTGGACCTACTCCGCCAACGACTGGTGGGTGCGCCTGTTCGGCTGGGGGCTCGTGATCCTCGCCACTCTCCTGGTGTGGCTCCTGATGCGCAGCCCGTGGGGCCGCGTCGTCAAGGGCATCCGCGAAGACGAGGATGCCGTGCGCAGCCTCGGCAAGAACGTCTACTCCTACAAGATGCAGGCGCTCGTGCTCGGCGGCGTGATGGGCGGTCTCGCCGGTGTGGTGTTCATCCTCCCGCGCGCTGTCCAGCCCGGTAACTACGGAACCGCGCTGACGTTCTTCATCTGGACCGCGCTGCTGCTCGGCGGCGCCGCGACCCTCCTCGGCCCCATCGTGGGCGCCGCGCTCTTCTGGGTGCTGCTGTCGCTGTCCAACGGCATCATCGTGGGGCTCCGCGATGTCGGCATCCTCGGCTTCATGAGCTCGACCCAGACCGGGCAGGTGCGCTTCATCATCGTCGGGATCGGGCTGATGCTCCTGGTCATCTTCCGGCCACAGGGCATCTTCGGCAACAAGAAGGAGCTGTCGTTCAATGTCTGA
- a CDS encoding ABC transporter permease subunit, producing the protein MGHSSPTATRSRTLARPALLIVSLLASAVAALSLFLAAPAHAQTTPAPTPASTPGAVDVATQYTIGGIIRSGDEPVEGVEIAVEGSGFSEVGTTGADGRWSVAVPGPGQYTAKLNVDSLPDGVAPRDPENITRDVTVGTTNTVNVLFPTGEGTAATGSIWETLFSRFIYGLNFGLLLALAAIGISLIFGTTGVNNFAHGEMLTFGAIIFYVFTSLGWNLLLAVLLTVALSAALGWTQDAVLFKPLRKRGVGLVQVLIVTIGLSIVLRYLYLYFFDGGTRNIDTGITDNVTIGPVTITLTSLISMGVSVVMLAAVAYFLTRTRIGKATRAVSDNASLAAASGINVDRVIRIVWVLAGALTGLSGVLYGLYRGVTWDMGFAILLLLFAAVTLGGLGSAFGALVGSLIIGIITEMSTIVIPPDLRYAVALIVLIGVLLFRPQGVLGRKERIG; encoded by the coding sequence GTGGGTCATTCCTCCCCCACCGCGACACGATCGCGCACCCTTGCCCGCCCAGCCCTCCTCATCGTGTCGCTTCTGGCGAGCGCGGTCGCGGCCCTGAGTCTGTTCCTGGCCGCACCGGCTCACGCGCAGACCACACCGGCTCCCACCCCGGCGTCGACGCCCGGTGCGGTCGACGTCGCGACCCAGTACACGATCGGCGGCATCATCCGCAGCGGAGACGAACCCGTCGAAGGGGTCGAGATCGCGGTCGAGGGCTCCGGCTTCTCAGAAGTCGGCACCACGGGTGCCGACGGCCGCTGGTCGGTCGCCGTCCCGGGCCCGGGCCAGTACACCGCGAAGCTCAACGTCGATTCGCTGCCCGACGGCGTCGCCCCGCGCGACCCCGAGAACATCACGCGCGACGTGACCGTCGGCACCACCAACACCGTGAACGTCCTCTTCCCCACCGGCGAGGGCACCGCGGCGACGGGGTCGATCTGGGAGACCCTCTTCTCGCGCTTCATCTACGGCCTGAACTTCGGGCTGCTGCTCGCCCTCGCCGCGATCGGCATCTCGCTCATCTTCGGCACGACCGGTGTGAACAACTTCGCGCACGGCGAGATGCTGACCTTCGGCGCGATCATCTTCTACGTGTTCACCTCGCTCGGCTGGAACCTCCTCCTGGCCGTGCTGCTCACGGTGGCGCTGTCCGCCGCCCTTGGCTGGACACAGGATGCCGTGCTGTTCAAACCTCTCCGCAAACGCGGGGTCGGGTTGGTCCAGGTACTCATCGTGACCATCGGCCTCTCGATCGTCCTGCGCTACCTGTACCTCTACTTCTTCGACGGCGGCACCCGGAACATCGACACCGGCATCACCGACAACGTCACGATCGGTCCGGTGACGATCACGCTCACGTCGCTGATCAGCATGGGCGTGAGTGTGGTCATGCTCGCCGCGGTCGCCTACTTCCTGACCCGCACCCGCATCGGCAAGGCGACCCGCGCGGTCAGCGACAACGCCTCGCTCGCGGCGGCATCCGGAATCAACGTCGACCGCGTCATCCGCATCGTCTGGGTCCTCGCGGGCGCACTCACCGGCCTCTCGGGCGTGCTCTACGGCCTGTACCGCGGTGTCACGTGGGACATGGGCTTCGCGATCCTCCTGCTGCTGTTCGCGGCGGTGACCCTCGGTGGTCTGGGCAGTGCCTTCGGCGCCCTCGTCGGCTCGCTCATCATCGGCATCATCACGGAAATGTCCACCATCGTCATCCCGCCGGACCTCCGGTACGCGGTGGCGTTGATCGTCCTCATCGGCGTGCTGCTGTTCCGGCCGCAAGGTGTGCTCGGTCGTAAAGAGCGGATCGGCTGA
- the guaB gene encoding IMP dehydrogenase → MEQHDPFGFIGLTYDDVLLLPGHTDVIPSEADTSSRLTRRITVATPLLSSAMDTVTEARMAIAIARQGGIGIVHRNLSIEDQAAIVDQVKRSESGMVSNPITTTPDATVAEVDAMCAQYRISGLPVIDPDGVLVGIITNRDMRFVSGFERQTTLVKDVMTKEGLITGPVGIHANDVIATFAKHRVEKLPLVDDDGKLAGLITIKDFDKSEKYPLATKDEQGRLRVGAAIGFFGDAWQRAEALRDAGVDVLVVDTANGQSAGVIDIVRRLKADESFAHVDVIGGNVATREGAQALIDAGVDAVKVGVGPGSICTTRVVAGVGVPQVTAIYEAAQAAIPAGVPVIADGGLQYSGDIAKALVAGADTVMLGSLLAGTDESPGEIVFQGGKQFKQYRGMGSLGALQTRGKKTSYSKDRYFQADVPSDDKLIPEGIEGQVPYRGPVAAVAYQLIGGLRQSMFYVGARTVEELKTKGKFVRITSAGLKESHPHDVQIVVEAPNYKK, encoded by the coding sequence ATGGAGCAGCACGACCCCTTCGGTTTCATCGGACTGACGTATGACGACGTCCTGCTCCTGCCGGGGCACACGGACGTCATCCCGAGCGAGGCAGACACGTCGTCGCGGCTCACCCGTCGCATCACCGTCGCGACCCCGCTGCTGTCGTCCGCGATGGACACCGTGACCGAGGCCCGCATGGCGATCGCGATCGCGCGCCAGGGCGGCATCGGCATCGTGCACCGCAACCTCTCGATCGAGGACCAGGCGGCGATCGTCGACCAGGTCAAGCGCAGCGAGTCCGGCATGGTCTCGAACCCGATCACCACGACCCCGGATGCCACCGTGGCCGAGGTCGACGCGATGTGCGCGCAGTACCGCATCTCGGGTCTGCCGGTCATCGACCCGGACGGCGTCCTGGTCGGCATCATCACCAACCGCGACATGCGATTCGTCTCGGGCTTCGAGCGCCAGACGACCCTGGTCAAGGACGTGATGACGAAGGAGGGCCTCATCACCGGCCCCGTCGGCATCCACGCGAACGACGTCATCGCCACCTTCGCCAAGCACCGCGTCGAGAAGCTGCCGCTCGTCGACGACGACGGCAAGCTCGCGGGCCTCATCACCATCAAGGACTTCGACAAGAGCGAGAAGTACCCCCTCGCGACCAAGGACGAGCAGGGTCGCCTGCGCGTCGGCGCGGCGATCGGCTTCTTCGGCGACGCGTGGCAGCGCGCCGAGGCCCTGCGCGACGCCGGTGTCGATGTGCTCGTCGTCGACACCGCCAACGGGCAGTCGGCCGGTGTCATCGACATCGTCCGTCGACTGAAGGCGGACGAGTCGTTCGCGCACGTCGACGTCATCGGCGGCAACGTCGCTACGCGCGAGGGCGCCCAGGCTCTCATCGACGCCGGCGTGGACGCCGTGAAGGTCGGCGTCGGTCCGGGCTCGATCTGCACCACGCGTGTCGTCGCGGGTGTCGGCGTGCCGCAGGTCACCGCCATCTACGAGGCCGCGCAGGCCGCGATCCCGGCGGGTGTGCCGGTGATCGCCGACGGTGGCCTGCAGTACTCGGGCGACATCGCCAAGGCGCTCGTCGCCGGTGCCGACACCGTGATGCTCGGTTCGCTGCTCGCCGGCACGGACGAGTCTCCGGGCGAGATCGTGTTCCAGGGCGGCAAGCAGTTCAAGCAGTACCGCGGCATGGGGTCGCTGGGTGCGCTGCAGACCCGGGGCAAGAAGACCTCGTACTCGAAGGACCGGTACTTCCAGGCCGACGTGCCCAGCGACGACAAGCTGATCCCCGAGGGCATCGAGGGTCAGGTCCCGTACCGCGGACCCGTCGCCGCGGTGGCGTACCAGCTCATCGGCGGCCTCCGGCAGTCGATGTTCTACGTCGGTGCCCGCACGGTCGAGGAGCTGAAGACCAAGGGCAAGTTCGTCCGCATCACCTCGGCGGGACTCAAGGAGTCGCACCCGCACGACGTGCAGATCGTCGTCGAGGCTCCGAACTACAAGAAGTGA
- a CDS encoding TMEM175 family protein: MIRRERHPSVTVSARRTEAYTDGVFAIAATLLVLDLTSQSLGDVASDADLAGALALLLHPVFSFVISFLVLCIMWMTHVRQFEWIVRIDNAGMWINNLRLLLIVLVPFTTSLDTDYSQFLLGRVLLPVNFFLAILVGWFQWTWALRSGAIPDLSRDDAKRLGRAALSAVILSGLAVAVSPLVGSAGFLLFFLDGPLTRRLRGADAPTDPAAPRSTPPAEPGASSGTD, encoded by the coding sequence ATGATCCGACGCGAGAGGCATCCCTCGGTCACCGTCTCGGCCCGACGCACCGAGGCGTACACGGACGGCGTCTTCGCGATCGCGGCGACGCTGCTCGTTCTGGACCTCACGTCGCAGTCGCTCGGCGACGTGGCCTCGGATGCCGACCTCGCCGGCGCCCTGGCCCTCCTGCTGCATCCGGTCTTCTCGTTCGTCATCAGCTTCCTGGTGCTCTGCATCATGTGGATGACGCACGTGCGACAGTTCGAGTGGATCGTCCGGATCGACAACGCCGGCATGTGGATCAACAACCTCCGGCTGCTGCTGATCGTGCTGGTCCCGTTCACGACGTCGTTGGACACCGACTACTCCCAGTTCCTGCTCGGCCGTGTGCTGCTGCCGGTGAACTTCTTCCTGGCGATCCTCGTGGGCTGGTTCCAGTGGACGTGGGCGCTGCGCTCGGGCGCGATCCCCGACCTCTCGCGCGACGATGCGAAGCGCCTCGGACGTGCGGCGCTCAGCGCCGTGATCCTCAGCGGGCTCGCGGTCGCGGTGAGTCCTCTGGTCGGGTCCGCCGGGTTCCTGCTGTTCTTCCTGGACGGGCCGCTGACCCGGAGGCTGCGCGGGGCGGACGCGCCGACCGATCCTGCCGCCCCGCGCTCGACGCCCCCGGCGGAACCGGGGGCGTCGAGCGGGACGGACTGA
- a CDS encoding DHA2 family efflux MFS transporter permease subunit: protein MNTPPRSRPFVWVVIAASLPMFMATLDNLVMTNALPVLHSELGASIEELQWFVNAYTLAFASLILIASALGDRFGRRTAFVVGIVAFGVGSVLAALSVDPAQLIAARAVQGLGAAGVMPLSLALLSGAVAPERRPLAIGIWGGISGLGVAVGPLVGGAVMEGWNWQAIFWLNVPVAVLAIPLALWALPNAFGDRARIDVVGAVLAGSGVLALVHAIVRGNDDGWGSASVVVELVLGSLLVIAFVGWQLRTRSPLVPLRLFRDRSFSVTNVVGFAFSFGTFGAVFLLIQFLQVVQGSTPFEAALQTTPWTLAPMVVAPLAGIFAPRVGTRPLMIAGLLLQAIALGWIALTMSAEVEYATLVPPFIFAGVGMGLVFAPSATALLATLDVVDHAKASGVNSTVREIGLALGTAVMTAIFVGAGGQLVPDLYVDAARPAIFVGSAVLLVAAGLALLLPAGRSPRAVVDPQAAPAEPSLAR, encoded by the coding sequence GTGAACACTCCCCCTCGATCGCGCCCGTTCGTCTGGGTCGTGATCGCCGCGTCCCTGCCGATGTTCATGGCCACCCTCGACAACCTCGTCATGACCAACGCCCTCCCCGTCCTCCACAGCGAGCTCGGCGCGAGCATCGAGGAGCTGCAGTGGTTCGTCAACGCGTACACGCTCGCCTTCGCGAGCCTCATCCTCATCGCCTCCGCCCTCGGTGATCGCTTCGGACGGCGCACGGCGTTCGTCGTCGGCATCGTCGCCTTCGGGGTCGGGTCCGTGCTCGCGGCGCTGAGCGTCGACCCCGCTCAGCTGATCGCGGCACGGGCGGTCCAGGGACTCGGTGCGGCAGGCGTCATGCCGCTGTCCCTCGCCCTCCTCAGCGGCGCCGTCGCCCCGGAGCGTCGACCTCTCGCCATCGGCATCTGGGGAGGCATCTCCGGTCTCGGAGTCGCGGTCGGACCGCTCGTGGGCGGCGCGGTCATGGAGGGGTGGAACTGGCAGGCGATTTTCTGGCTCAACGTGCCCGTCGCCGTCCTGGCGATCCCGCTCGCCCTGTGGGCTCTCCCCAACGCGTTCGGCGACCGCGCGCGCATCGATGTCGTCGGAGCCGTCCTGGCCGGAAGCGGCGTCCTGGCCCTGGTGCACGCGATCGTCCGCGGCAACGACGACGGGTGGGGCTCGGCATCCGTCGTGGTCGAACTCGTGCTCGGCTCGCTCCTGGTGATCGCGTTCGTGGGCTGGCAGCTGCGGACCCGATCGCCCCTCGTGCCCCTGCGGCTGTTCCGCGACCGGTCCTTCTCGGTCACGAACGTGGTCGGCTTCGCCTTCAGCTTCGGGACGTTCGGAGCGGTGTTCCTCCTCATCCAGTTCCTGCAGGTGGTGCAGGGGTCGACCCCGTTCGAAGCGGCGCTGCAGACGACCCCCTGGACCCTCGCTCCGATGGTCGTCGCGCCGCTCGCCGGCATCTTCGCCCCGCGGGTCGGAACGCGTCCGCTCATGATCGCGGGGCTCCTGCTGCAGGCCATCGCCCTCGGTTGGATCGCGCTCACCATGTCGGCCGAGGTCGAGTACGCCACGCTCGTGCCGCCGTTCATCTTCGCGGGAGTGGGCATGGGACTCGTCTTCGCCCCGTCGGCGACGGCGTTGCTCGCCACACTCGACGTCGTCGACCACGCGAAGGCGTCCGGCGTCAACTCCACCGTGCGCGAGATCGGGCTGGCGCTCGGGACCGCCGTCATGACGGCCATCTTCGTCGGCGCCGGCGGGCAGCTGGTGCCGGATCTCTACGTGGATGCCGCCCGCCCCGCGATCTTTGTCGGCTCGGCGGTGCTGCTCGTCGCCGCCGGCCTGGCCCTGCTCCTGCCCGCCGGCCGGTCGCCGCGCGCGGTGGTCGACCCGCAGGCGGCACCCGCGGAACCGTCGCTGGCCCGCTGA
- a CDS encoding TetR/AcrR family transcriptional regulator, producing MPSPTDSAPARRMSSEERREQILAAALAVFGAKGYVGTTTDDVARAAGISQPYVVRLFGTKENLFVAALDDAMSRLLSAFAVAAEGATPGELPERVGHAYIGLLQVRGLHQTLSHAFLLGAHPVIGPRARDGFARVWEFLRGVGFDVASAQAFLAQGMMINSMFGLRLADDYDTDPRVHELFDACFPTDKVRVLSMAPRADEPW from the coding sequence ATGCCGTCACCGACAGACTCCGCGCCCGCGCGCCGAATGAGCTCGGAGGAGCGGCGGGAGCAGATCCTGGCCGCCGCGCTCGCCGTGTTCGGCGCCAAGGGATACGTGGGCACCACGACCGACGACGTGGCCCGCGCGGCGGGCATCTCCCAGCCGTACGTCGTGCGTCTGTTCGGTACGAAGGAGAACCTCTTCGTCGCTGCACTCGATGATGCGATGAGTCGCCTGCTGAGCGCCTTCGCCGTGGCCGCCGAGGGTGCGACCCCGGGTGAGCTGCCGGAACGCGTCGGTCACGCCTACATCGGCCTCCTGCAGGTGCGGGGTCTGCATCAGACCCTGTCGCACGCGTTCCTGCTGGGCGCCCACCCGGTCATCGGGCCGCGTGCCCGTGACGGCTTCGCGCGCGTGTGGGAGTTCTTGCGCGGCGTCGGATTCGACGTCGCCTCCGCGCAGGCGTTCCTGGCCCAGGGCATGATGATCAACTCGATGTTCGGCCTGCGCCTCGCCGACGACTACGACACCGACCCGCGGGTGCACGAGCTCTTCGATGCCTGCTTCCCGACCGACAAGGTGCGTGTGCTCTCGATGGCGCCCCGGGCGGACGAACCCTGGTGA
- a CDS encoding GuaB3 family IMP dehydrogenase-related protein produces the protein MEIDLGRAKRARRAYTFDDIAVVPSRRTRNPEDVSTAWTIDAFPFEIPVLGAPMDSVVSPRTAIELGRLGGLGVLDLEGLWTRYDDPEPLLAEIAGLPDSEATRRMQELYSEPIKPELVRDRLAEVRAAGVTVAGALTPQRTHDLYETVVAAGVDLFVIRGTTVSAEHVSSVAEPLNLKKFIYDLDVPVIVGGAATYTAALHLMRTGAAGVLVGFGGGAASTTRVTLGLHAPMATAVADVAGARRDYLDESGGRYVHVIADGGVGTSGDIVKALAMGADAVMLGVALARATDAPGRGFHWGPEAHHPKLPRGHRVAVDRVGPLEQILYGPAPVADGTANLIGALRKSMATTGYSDLKEFQRVEVVVAPYGH, from the coding sequence ATGGAGATCGACCTCGGCCGCGCCAAGCGTGCCCGCCGCGCCTACACCTTCGACGACATCGCCGTCGTGCCGTCGCGCCGCACGCGCAACCCGGAAGACGTGTCGACGGCGTGGACCATCGACGCGTTCCCGTTCGAGATCCCGGTGCTCGGTGCCCCGATGGACTCCGTCGTGAGTCCCCGCACCGCGATCGAGCTCGGCCGCCTCGGCGGTCTCGGCGTCCTCGACCTCGAGGGCTTGTGGACGCGCTACGACGACCCCGAGCCGCTGCTGGCCGAGATCGCGGGGCTCCCCGACTCCGAAGCCACCCGCCGCATGCAGGAGCTCTACTCCGAGCCCATCAAGCCCGAGCTCGTGCGCGACCGTCTCGCCGAGGTCCGCGCCGCCGGGGTCACCGTCGCCGGAGCGTTGACGCCCCAGCGCACCCACGACCTGTACGAGACCGTCGTCGCCGCGGGCGTCGACCTCTTCGTCATCCGAGGGACGACCGTCTCCGCCGAGCACGTCTCGAGCGTGGCCGAGCCGCTGAACCTCAAGAAGTTCATCTACGACCTCGACGTTCCGGTGATCGTCGGCGGGGCCGCCACCTACACCGCTGCCCTGCACCTCATGCGCACGGGCGCCGCGGGCGTGCTGGTCGGCTTCGGCGGCGGCGCCGCCTCCACGACCCGCGTGACCCTCGGCCTCCACGCTCCGATGGCCACCGCGGTCGCCGATGTCGCCGGTGCCCGCCGCGATTACCTCGACGAGTCGGGCGGCCGCTACGTGCACGTCATCGCCGACGGCGGCGTCGGAACCTCGGGCGACATCGTCAAGGCGCTCGCCATGGGTGCGGACGCGGTCATGCTGGGCGTCGCGCTCGCGCGGGCCACCGACGCCCCGGGGCGCGGTTTCCACTGGGGTCCCGAGGCGCACCACCCCAAGCTGCCGCGCGGCCACCGCGTCGCGGTCGACCGCGTGGGTCCGCTCGAGCAGATCCTGTACGGCCCGGCCCCCGTGGCCGACGGCACCGCCAACCTCATCGGAGCGCTCAGGAAGTCGATGGCCACGACCGGGTACTCCGACCTCAAGGAGTTCCAGCGCGTCGAGGTCGTCGTCGCGCCCTACGGACACTGA